The Posidoniimonas polymericola genome segment TCTGGGACCGTGTGGCTACAAACACCCGGGTCCGCTTGAGGGAGTCCGAGGCGTCCGTCTCCGCAATCGCCACGGCATTTCGCGCGCCGCTGCTGCTGGTCGCCGCTTTGTCGCTGCTGAGCGCCGGGCAGCTGCTGAGTGCGGGGTCCCCGACGTCAACGTCACCGACTCCGCCCCGGGTGGACGACGCCGCCTTTTCGCAGGCTCTTCAGCAAGACGTGCTGCCCCTCGAGATCGAAGGCCTGCAACTCACCGGGGTGAACTACGAAGAACGATCGCGGGACGACGCCTTTGGGAATCACTCCGTGTACTTCGACTACCAGAGCGACCGGGGTGAGACGTACCGCGTCTCGTGCGACTTCTCGTATACCGGCGGCTGGCACGAGCTGTCGATCTGCTACCGCGGGATTGGGTGTGAGCTTGTCGAGCGTGAGGTCCAGACTCTTGATCAAGCCGGTGACGCGGAAACCGCGCCCGTGGAGTACGCCACGCTCGACCTGAGACAAGAAGATGGGAGCCTGCTGTGGGTCGCGTTTTGTGCCTGCGGTTTTGACGGCGCCCCCGCCGAGGCCGAACAGACCGACCTGATTGGGCGGCTGACAAATCGGACGACGCGGCAACACAACGACGCCCTCGGGGCGTCGTTTCAGGTGCAAGTGATCGTCCAACGCGAAGACCGCGTCAGCGCCCACGACCGCTACATTGGAACACTCCTCCTAGCCGACGCCCGATCGCGTTTTGTCGAAGTCGCAAGACGCATGAGTCAGGAACAGGAATAGAATCAGTGGGTATCGATCCTGCCGATCAGCCATCATGAGTCGCCGCAGAGGTTCACATTCGCCGCACCGCTCGCGCCTGTCCAATTGGATAATGGGTTGCTGGTGGTGGTTGCTGGAGACCAGAGAACGTTTTAGCCGCCGCGTGGCACGAGTAGGCAGGCGTGTGTCTCGCGGGTTCTCGTCGGTGCAGGACGGCCTTGAGGGGATCGAATCCGTCGCCACCCGCGTTATCCGGCGCCCGTTCCGCTTTCTGTCGGGACGTTCCAGTAGTGGTTCGACCTCAGCGATTGGTTCTCTGGGCGAGGCGACCTCACGGTTTCTGGGCGCCCCTTTCCGGTACGCCGCGAGAGGGAAGCGGCTGTTTCGGACGGTCGACTCGCTGGAAAAAGTGCTCGACCTCGTCTTCCTGCCCGTTACCTCTGTCGCCGGATTTGCCTACGCCTGGGTAACGACCCGCCGGGTCCGTGAAGTACTGCTGGCGCTCCCGGTGCTTGTTCTGATTCTCCCCTTCGCATATGTCGCGCTGTCGGCCTCGTTGCGGGGGCGGGGTCCGATCGCCTCTCGCTACCAGGAAGCTTTGCAGGTCGCCCGCAAGGAAGGCAGGCTGCAGGACGCGGAGCTGCTCCGAGCGAAGCTGGCGCAACTAGGAGTCGACAACAGTCGCACCGAGTACCTTGAGGCGTTAAAGATCGTCGACAAGGGGGACTACTCCACCGGGTTCTCCCTGATGCAGCAGCTTGCCCCGGCAGAAGCTCCGGGCTTCGCCGAAGCTCACTACTGGATCGCCTTTAATCTTGTCAGGAACGACCAGTCGACGGACGAGCAATTCGGCCCCACCAGCATTGAAGAGCGATCAAGGCTGGCCGAAAAGCACCTCGATCAGCTGAGGGCCTACGGCGTTGAGTCGCCCGTGGTGAAACTGCTGCACGCCGTCGTGCTGGCCCGCACCGGGCGTTTGAAAGAAGCTGCGGAGATGCTCGAGCCAATCTCCGACTCGGTTTTCGCCGCCGCGGCGATGCGGGTGAGGTTGCTCGTTTCTCTCGAACGCCCCGTCGAGGCGGCGAAACAGGCCGAGTCGGTCAATCGGCTGTACCTGCAGCTCGACGTGCCCGCGAGCACCCTGACGGCCGACGAACACCGCAGCCGGGTCCTTGCTGCTACCCTCCTTGGTGACGAGCTGCTGAAGGAACAGGCCCTGCTCGCGTGGCGGCGCGTGGACCCGACCAACGTCGAACCGGCCGTGCTGCTGCTGCGGCACACGGAATCGCTCATCACCGAGACCTTCACCAAGGACGAGTTTTCCCCGGACGCCCTCGTGACCCGGCTGTGCCGCGCCGAAGAGCTCGGCAGTCCGCGCCCGTGGCTGGCCCTCCAGCTGCGGGACCTGATAGAGCTTCGCGGCCATTCTGAATCGTACCGCTTTGCATGGCTTGGCCTCCTCGGTTCGCCTGACGCAAGCGACGAGTTCATCGAGCTGGCCGGGACAACCGCCGCCCTGCGTGGGCAGGTAGACCAGGCGCGGAAAGCGTTCTCTAGACTCACCGATGACGGCCAAGCCGATCCACTGGTGTGGAACAATTACGCGTGGGCGTTGATGCAGCCGCCGCAGCCCAATCTCCTCGAGGCACTCCAGGCAATCGAGGGCGCCTTGAAGCAAGAGCCCGAGAGCGCTATTTACCGCGAAACTCGCGGGCAGATCAACGTTCTGCTGCAGCGGTGGCCCGACGCCATCGAAGATCTCGAGTTCGCAGTCCAGGAATTCCCTGAGAACAAGGTGGTGCACAAGGGGCTTGGGCTGGCCTACGACGCCACAGGGAAGAAAGAGCTCGCCGCCACTCACTGGGAGCAGTCGGGGGAGCCCCGCCCCCAGAACCCGATTGCAAACCCATGACGCCATCCATTGCCCCGTCTCAAGGGACCCCCCCGTCCCCCACACCGAAGGCGCGTCTCTTTGATCGCGCGGGGCGGCCGTCGTCAGTTCCGGCTTAGAGAACCAGACGCCGCTCGCCGACCCAGGGGGCGGCCTGTCGGCTTTCGGGTTCGTCCTCGCCGCTCGCTGCTTGGTCGGTCAGGGCGGAGTCGAGCCTCGCGGCCTCGGTCGACGGTTTCACGAAGTCTTTCGGCGGACTCATGGCGAGGTATTCGATAAGGTCCGCGGCAATTGCGTACCGCTCAGCAGTCGCCGTGCCGGAACGAGGACACGCTGGGCAGCCCGTTGGTCCACTCGCCGTCAAGTAGGATCGACTTAATCGAGAAGCGGGCCTCGGGGGCAATGCATCCGAGAAGGAGTGGTCTTGGTCGAGGCCGCCGGTCGCGTTGCGGACCGCGGCGCCCGCAAGAAACACGGGACCGGCCCACGGGTCGTTGAGCACTACGCGGTAGGCACCGGCGTTGCATGCGTCGGCTGCGCCGCCAGTCGCTAGCGCCGGTCCGATCGCGACCAACGCCTGGTCCTTCCATGTCCACCTGCGGAACGCTGATCTGGTCGACGACCGGTCCGAGGCGGAGCATTTCCGCCAGCAGGCGATTCGGCCGCTCCCTCTCGGCTGCAGTGGTCGAGGGGTGGGCCGATCAAGTACGGACGCTTTTGTGGGAACTCTCCGGACGGCCGAGGCGTCTCAACCCCGCTGGTCTGTTCCTCAAAGCAAAGGTATGCCGATGATCCGTTCCATCGCGTTGGCGGCCGCGTTCGCCATCCTTGCTTACCCCTTTTCCGCAGCAGCCGATTCCCAACCCGGTGCGTCCCAGCGGGCCTCCGCTCCGACAAAGAACCCCCAAATCGATTACGGCGGATTCTTGGAGCTGTGCCTCGAGGTTCAGCCCTACCGAGAAGAGCGACGCGTCGACGAAGCAGCGTTTCTCGCTCTCGCCAAGAAGTCCGGCACAATCATTCTCGACACCCGGAGCAAATGGGCCTACGACGACCTGCACATCAAGGACGCGGTGCACCTCAACTTCTCCGACTTCACGACCAAGTCTTTGGAAGAAGCACTCGGGGACAAGAGCACTCGGGTGTGGATCTACTGCAACAACAACTTCAAACCGACCACCAGGTCACTAGCGACCAAGATGGCGCCCACGGCGCTGAACATCCCGACCTTCGTCGCCCTCTACGGCTACGGGTACTAGAACGTCT includes the following:
- a CDS encoding tetratricopeptide repeat protein — protein: MSRGFSSVQDGLEGIESVATRVIRRPFRFLSGRSSSGSTSAIGSLGEATSRFLGAPFRYAARGKRLFRTVDSLEKVLDLVFLPVTSVAGFAYAWVTTRRVREVLLALPVLVLILPFAYVALSASLRGRGPIASRYQEALQVARKEGRLQDAELLRAKLAQLGVDNSRTEYLEALKIVDKGDYSTGFSLMQQLAPAEAPGFAEAHYWIAFNLVRNDQSTDEQFGPTSIEERSRLAEKHLDQLRAYGVESPVVKLLHAVVLARTGRLKEAAEMLEPISDSVFAAAAMRVRLLVSLERPVEAAKQAESVNRLYLQLDVPASTLTADEHRSRVLAATLLGDELLKEQALLAWRRVDPTNVEPAVLLLRHTESLITETFTKDEFSPDALVTRLCRAEELGSPRPWLALQLRDLIELRGHSESYRFAWLGLLGSPDASDEFIELAGTTAALRGQVDQARKAFSRLTDDGQADPLVWNNYAWALMQPPQPNLLEALQAIEGALKQEPESAIYRETRGQINVLLQRWPDAIEDLEFAVQEFPENKVVHKGLGLAYDATGKKELAATHWEQSGEPRPQNPIANP
- a CDS encoding rhodanese-like domain-containing protein; this translates as MIRSIALAAAFAILAYPFSAAADSQPGASQRASAPTKNPQIDYGGFLELCLEVQPYREERRVDEAAFLALAKKSGTIILDTRSKWAYDDLHIKDAVHLNFSDFTTKSLEEALGDKSTRVWIYCNNNFKPTTRSLATKMAPTALNIPTFVALYGYGY